A window from Posidoniimonas polymericola encodes these proteins:
- a CDS encoding DUF4268 domain-containing protein: protein MEAYAKSISKILHSSDQFLIPFFQRFYKWGRKDWERLRADLWALMDDERDRKHFLGPLVCTAEGVTPGEVTAFQLIDGQQRLTTLSLLLCALRDVARQQGEEELAARIEENFLIHKFEKKLRRYKIVPRTGDREAFIAIVDGKELDREAGLQIVAAYDFFRKHIQQLAQTAGGEGLANLFQKATGGLYLVVITIDEENPYEIFESLNSTGLPLAESDLIRNFLFMHVPQDDQEDFQEDHWEPYEALFDATDKHDALKPTDFYRSFLMRGGTYSQPKSTFLDFKEYFRQRGWSPVDQVAELARFAKLECQLRRPDTVTDAALAKRLRSVAAMEINTSHPLLLNLLARHEEGVLPMDGLLGCLDDLCSFVLRRSICGESTRTYGKWFCEAITAIKDNPRSDLQGYWQHRGWPDDRALQTALVEFPVYRREPKKCRLILEELERDLGHKERVDPTTLSIEHVMPQTLSGKSSKEWKEALGTDWKSLHERWLHTLGNLTLSGYNGPMSNHGFATKREELTRSNVSLNRHFTDHDKWDAAAIEQRGRKLSETVTGLWPRPEGGPAYVPPSKERKLKAGVERRTAYWSDLLAILKEKHGWKDLPEATGETRLELPLGVDGASLYAWYKVGGKQLWAAVVLPPGRGRRHFRNLVADRAAIDKELGFMADWNDAGRSVGAMRKNSSIKDPLDWLEQHEWLASKLTTVRRVLAPRIEQLASSEDSEDDSGETSREYWRGRSTDEALGWCDQIKDLIDEVGSRKHDLVYRVHNIAVKPADDFFNVVSFYPRKRSVWMSSGSSSLEQWANRFADAGFETSVKRKGRLGVRLTQEVLDAHRELISDYLRHLVETAKTKNARSDELVAFWQAFVERMQQHQTPLTPQSPRGQAWMNFAIGRSDAWLHGSVNSVKNRASVGLGLRGAEQQAVFQALYADRDRISQEIGGDLEWLGDPERKSLRIYLRNTQIDVRDHSNWPELHDWMIEKLGHFHCAFVPRLSRLG, encoded by the coding sequence ATGGAAGCCTACGCGAAGTCAATCTCTAAGATCCTGCACTCCAGCGACCAGTTCCTGATTCCCTTTTTCCAGCGGTTCTACAAGTGGGGCCGCAAGGACTGGGAGCGGCTACGGGCGGACCTGTGGGCGCTGATGGACGATGAGCGGGACCGCAAGCACTTCCTCGGGCCGCTGGTCTGCACCGCCGAGGGGGTCACGCCGGGGGAGGTCACCGCGTTTCAGTTGATCGACGGCCAGCAGCGGCTGACCACGCTGTCACTATTGCTGTGTGCACTGCGTGATGTGGCCCGGCAGCAGGGCGAGGAGGAGCTGGCGGCGCGGATCGAGGAGAACTTCCTGATCCACAAGTTCGAGAAGAAGCTGCGGCGGTACAAGATAGTGCCCCGCACCGGCGACCGCGAGGCGTTCATCGCGATTGTTGATGGCAAGGAGCTTGACCGCGAGGCCGGCCTGCAGATCGTCGCCGCGTACGACTTCTTCCGCAAGCACATCCAGCAGCTCGCCCAAACGGCCGGCGGCGAAGGCCTGGCCAACCTGTTCCAGAAGGCGACCGGCGGCCTGTACCTGGTAGTCATCACGATCGACGAGGAAAACCCGTACGAGATCTTCGAGAGCCTCAACTCGACCGGCCTGCCGCTGGCGGAGTCCGACCTGATCCGCAACTTCTTGTTCATGCACGTGCCGCAGGACGACCAGGAAGACTTCCAGGAGGACCACTGGGAGCCTTACGAGGCCCTGTTCGACGCGACCGACAAGCACGACGCCCTGAAGCCCACCGACTTCTACCGCAGCTTCCTGATGCGGGGCGGCACGTACTCGCAGCCAAAGTCGACCTTCCTCGACTTCAAGGAGTACTTCCGCCAGCGAGGCTGGTCACCGGTTGACCAGGTGGCCGAGCTCGCCCGGTTCGCCAAGCTAGAGTGTCAACTCCGCCGGCCCGACACCGTCACCGACGCGGCCCTAGCCAAGCGGCTGCGGTCGGTGGCGGCGATGGAGATTAATACCTCGCACCCGCTGCTGCTGAACCTGCTCGCCCGTCACGAAGAAGGCGTCCTGCCGATGGACGGCCTGCTGGGGTGCCTGGACGACCTGTGCAGCTTCGTGCTGCGGCGTTCGATCTGCGGCGAGAGCACGCGGACCTACGGCAAGTGGTTCTGCGAGGCGATCACCGCGATCAAGGACAACCCGCGGAGCGACCTGCAGGGGTACTGGCAGCACCGCGGCTGGCCCGACGATCGGGCGCTGCAGACCGCCCTGGTTGAGTTCCCGGTCTACCGACGCGAGCCCAAGAAGTGCCGGCTGATACTCGAGGAGCTCGAGCGGGACCTCGGCCACAAGGAGCGGGTCGACCCCACCACGCTGAGCATCGAGCACGTAATGCCCCAGACGCTCAGCGGCAAGTCCTCCAAGGAGTGGAAGGAGGCGCTCGGCACCGACTGGAAGAGCCTGCATGAGCGCTGGCTGCACACGCTGGGGAATCTGACGCTTTCGGGCTACAACGGACCTATGAGCAATCACGGATTCGCAACGAAGCGGGAGGAGCTGACGAGGAGCAATGTGAGTCTCAACCGCCACTTTACAGACCACGACAAATGGGACGCCGCCGCCATCGAGCAGCGCGGGCGCAAGCTGAGCGAAACCGTCACCGGCCTCTGGCCCCGCCCGGAGGGTGGCCCTGCGTATGTCCCACCCTCCAAGGAACGCAAGCTCAAGGCAGGCGTGGAGCGACGCACTGCGTACTGGAGCGACCTGCTCGCGATCCTGAAGGAGAAGCACGGCTGGAAGGACCTGCCCGAGGCCACCGGCGAGACCCGGCTCGAGCTGCCGCTCGGCGTCGACGGCGCCTCCCTGTACGCGTGGTATAAGGTGGGCGGCAAGCAGCTGTGGGCCGCGGTGGTGCTCCCTCCGGGCCGTGGCCGCCGACACTTTCGGAACCTAGTCGCCGACCGCGCAGCCATCGACAAAGAGCTTGGGTTCATGGCCGACTGGAACGATGCGGGCCGTAGCGTCGGCGCGATGCGGAAGAACTCGAGCATCAAGGACCCACTCGACTGGCTGGAGCAGCACGAGTGGCTCGCGAGCAAACTAACGACCGTCCGCCGCGTGCTGGCGCCGCGGATTGAACAGTTGGCGAGTTCTGAGGATTCTGAGGACGATTCGGGCGAAACGTCTCGCGAGTACTGGCGGGGCCGATCCACGGACGAGGCGCTAGGCTGGTGCGACCAGATCAAGGACCTGATCGACGAGGTTGGCTCTCGCAAGCACGACCTGGTCTACCGGGTACACAACATCGCCGTGAAGCCGGCGGATGACTTCTTCAATGTAGTGTCGTTTTATCCCCGCAAGAGGTCGGTGTGGATGTCGTCGGGGTCAAGCTCGCTAGAGCAATGGGCCAATCGTTTTGCGGACGCCGGCTTCGAGACCAGCGTGAAGCGCAAGGGACGGCTTGGGGTTCGTCTGACCCAGGAAGTGCTCGACGCCCATCGTGAGCTGATTTCAGATTACCTCCGACACTTGGTTGAAACGGCTAAGACCAAGAACGCCCGCAGCGATGAGCTGGTCGCATTCTGGCAGGCGTTTGTGGAGAGGATGCAGCAGCACCAGACCCCACTGACTCCTCAGAGCCCAAGAGGGCAAGCATGGATGAACTTTGCGATCGGTAGGTCAGACGCTTGGCTCCACGGCTCGGTGAACTCGGTAAAGAATCGAGCGTCTGTCGGTCTGGGCTTGAGGGGCGCCGAGCAACAGGCAGTGTTCCAGGCCCTGTACGCCGATCGCGATCGCATCTCGCAGGAGATCGGCGGCGACCTGGAGTGGCTGGGAGACCCCGAACGCAAGTCCCTGCGGATCTACCTGCGAAACACCCAGATCGATGTTCGGGACCATAGCAACTGGCCTGAGCTGCACGATTGGATGATCGAAAAGCTGGGACATTTTCACTGCGCGTTCGTACCCCGCCTCAGCCGTTTGGGTTAG
- a CDS encoding GYF domain-containing protein — MKRMLSQRHAPFFSSFRHSNSFPLGALLMASDWYYKVLGDVVGPSSQADLLKAINKGVVQEDTMVRLGERSEWQAAASVNGLMDAARRQATEQARIAEERQARDQQRRANMRVSTSGLPPGTHFRIVDTIFAFDSQGKAGIFGGSGDPHTAFAGVKQNLLAQAYAIGADGVINCQFEYRVAVAGEGIGAQQAVEIFAYGTAVKLVTPDGTWLYATKAK; from the coding sequence ATGAAGCGAATGCTTTCGCAACGGCACGCACCTTTCTTTTCCAGCTTTAGGCACTCGAACTCTTTCCCCCTAGGAGCATTACTGATGGCGTCAGATTGGTACTACAAAGTGCTCGGGGACGTGGTAGGGCCGTCGTCTCAGGCTGATTTACTGAAAGCGATCAATAAAGGGGTTGTCCAAGAGGACACGATGGTCAGGCTTGGAGAACGTAGTGAGTGGCAGGCCGCGGCGAGCGTGAATGGCCTGATGGATGCGGCTCGAAGGCAGGCAACCGAGCAAGCCAGAATAGCCGAAGAGCGGCAGGCTCGTGACCAGCAGCGGCGCGCTAACATGAGGGTTTCAACTTCTGGATTACCGCCGGGAACGCACTTCAGAATAGTCGACACGATTTTTGCGTTCGACTCTCAGGGAAAAGCTGGGATCTTTGGCGGCTCCGGAGATCCTCACACGGCATTTGCGGGTGTAAAGCAGAACCTCCTGGCGCAGGCCTACGCCATTGGTGCGGACGGCGTGATCAATTGTCAGTTCGAGTATCGAGTCGCTGTAGCGGGAGAGGGTATTGGAGCGCAGCAGGCCGTGGAAATCTTCGCCTACGGCACTGCTGTCAAACTGGTCACGCCTGACGGGACCTGGCTTTACGCCACGAAAGCCAAATGA
- a CDS encoding GIY-YIG nuclease family protein gives MPDQPRAFSIRIFLPGGTADGLKVVEKSNWSGRCVVCPRPLLPESKAREEFQRTGVYILYGPAGEDELPTVYVGQGAPVRPRLESHFAKKDFWTHVAFFVSKDENLNKAHIQHLESRLIDLAKEAKRCTLDNGNTPAPTPLSEMDTADAEGFLDEVLLCLPLLGLHYFTKPAQRERTDLLHCSGPDADAYGYESSDGFVVTAGGRARGEEVDSISRGFSALRSNLVELGVLTQAANGYQFAQDYTFSSPSTAAAVVLGRNANGRTEWKDDQGRTLKELQENSATVL, from the coding sequence ATGCCAGACCAGCCCCGAGCCTTCAGCATCCGCATCTTCCTCCCCGGCGGCACGGCCGACGGGCTGAAGGTGGTCGAGAAGTCGAACTGGAGCGGCCGGTGCGTGGTCTGCCCGCGGCCGCTGCTGCCCGAGAGTAAGGCCCGGGAGGAATTCCAGCGGACAGGGGTGTACATCCTCTACGGGCCGGCGGGCGAGGATGAACTGCCTACGGTGTATGTGGGCCAGGGCGCGCCGGTGCGGCCGCGGCTCGAGAGCCACTTCGCCAAGAAAGACTTCTGGACCCACGTCGCATTCTTCGTCAGCAAGGACGAGAACCTCAACAAGGCCCATATCCAGCACCTCGAGTCGCGGCTGATCGACCTGGCCAAGGAAGCCAAACGCTGCACACTCGACAACGGCAACACCCCGGCGCCGACGCCGCTGTCGGAGATGGACACGGCCGACGCCGAGGGCTTCCTCGACGAGGTGCTGCTCTGCCTGCCGCTGCTGGGGCTGCACTACTTTACGAAGCCGGCCCAGCGGGAACGTACGGACCTGCTGCACTGCTCCGGCCCCGACGCCGACGCGTACGGCTACGAGTCGAGCGACGGCTTTGTGGTGACCGCCGGCGGTCGTGCCCGGGGCGAAGAGGTAGACTCGATCTCGCGTGGGTTCTCGGCCCTGCGGAGCAACCTTGTCGAGCTAGGCGTACTGACGCAAGCCGCGAACGGCTACCAGTTCGCCCAGGACTACACCTTCAGCTCCCCCTCCACCGCCGCCGCGGTGGTCTTGGGCCGCAACGCCAACGGACGCACCGAGTGGAAGGACGACCAAGGGCGGACGCTGAAGGAGCTGCAGGAGAACTCCGCAACCGTCTTATGA
- a CDS encoding restriction endonuclease subunit S — protein sequence MEADACSSAPPEWRRQSIDQVCMRVTSGGTPSRRRPEFYDGGGNGWVKSKELLDRWIDDTEEQITEEAVKSSSAKVLPENTLLLALYGATVGQLGILRRSMTCNQACCAIIVDSRLADFRYLFYQLLHHRRQLRGLASGAAQQNLSGQLIRGFVLPFPPLPEQQAITRILGALDDKIELNRRMNATLEALARAIFKSWFVDFDPVRAKLDGRQPAGMSADLAALFPDSLEHVDGELVPKGWKPQTLEELTTHIGSGATPRGGSKVYVDDGVALVRSQNVFDHKFVWDGLARITDKAADSLVSVALEEDDILFNITGASVLRTCIVDPDVLPARVNQHVLRIRAAPGISPRYLHLHLASQEMKDHLIGFNAGATREAVTKGHLQAVRIQSPNQEVMDAFSDLVRPIYSRIQANLRESRTLTCTRDTLLPKLLSGELRVGDAERAVGEVV from the coding sequence ATGGAAGCTGACGCCTGTTCTTCAGCGCCTCCTGAATGGCGCCGCCAATCAATCGACCAAGTCTGTATGCGTGTGACAAGTGGTGGCACACCCAGTCGCCGCCGACCGGAATTTTATGACGGAGGCGGCAATGGCTGGGTCAAGTCGAAGGAACTACTGGATCGTTGGATCGACGACACAGAAGAACAAATCACCGAAGAGGCGGTAAAGTCTTCTTCGGCGAAGGTGCTTCCGGAGAACACGCTTCTACTCGCCCTCTACGGTGCAACCGTCGGGCAACTCGGAATACTTCGGCGTTCGATGACGTGTAACCAAGCGTGCTGCGCGATTATCGTTGACAGCCGACTAGCTGACTTTCGCTACTTATTCTACCAACTGCTCCATCACCGGCGGCAGTTGAGAGGCTTAGCATCAGGTGCAGCCCAGCAGAATCTGAGTGGGCAGCTCATTAGAGGCTTTGTTCTTCCGTTTCCCCCACTCCCTGAACAGCAAGCCATCACCCGCATCCTCGGCGCGCTCGACGACAAGATCGAGCTGAACCGGCGGATGAATGCGACGCTGGAGGCGCTCGCGCGGGCGATCTTCAAGAGCTGGTTCGTGGACTTCGACCCGGTCCGCGCCAAGCTGGACGGCCGCCAGCCCGCCGGCATGAGCGCCGACCTGGCGGCGTTGTTCCCGGACTCGCTGGAGCATGTGGACGGGGAGTTGGTGCCGAAGGGGTGGAAGCCACAGACGCTGGAAGAGCTAACCACCCATATTGGAAGCGGAGCAACTCCTCGTGGCGGCAGCAAAGTTTACGTTGATGACGGCGTCGCACTCGTGAGAAGCCAAAACGTGTTTGATCACAAGTTCGTTTGGGACGGATTGGCTCGTATCACGGACAAAGCCGCAGATTCGCTCGTCAGCGTGGCTCTCGAAGAGGACGATATCCTCTTCAATATCACGGGCGCATCGGTTCTGCGAACATGCATCGTCGACCCTGATGTTCTGCCCGCACGAGTGAATCAGCATGTCCTGCGAATTCGTGCGGCACCGGGCATTTCTCCGCGATACCTTCACTTGCACCTAGCTAGTCAGGAGATGAAAGATCACTTGATCGGGTTCAACGCTGGAGCAACTCGCGAGGCGGTAACCAAGGGGCATCTACAGGCAGTCCGAATTCAGAGTCCGAACCAAGAAGTCATGGACGCCTTCTCCGATCTAGTTCGCCCAATATACAGCAGAATACAAGCTAACCTGCGCGAATCGCGTACTCTCACGTGCACTCGTGACACCCTACTCCCAAAACTGCTGTCGGGCGAGCTGCGGGTGGGGGATGCGGAGCGGGCAGTCGGGGAGGTGGTTTAG
- a CDS encoding class I SAM-dependent DNA methyltransferase, producing the protein MGKKKTAKKATATGAAKTAAPKKSAPKKTAAKEAAPKNKAPKQDAAANLGFEAKLWLAADKLRNNMDAAEYKHVVLGLIFLKYISDAFNEVYEKLVAGEGEYEGADPEERDEYLAENCFWVPKEARWAHLQASARQPTIGKTIDDAMVAIERDNPRLKGILPKDFARPSLDKQRLGELIDLVGTIGLGDAENRSKDILGRVYEYFLSEFASAEGKKGGQFYTPRCVVRVLVEMLAPYDSMTGKGGRIYDPCCGSAGMFVQSEKFVEEHGGRVGDIAVYGQESNPTTRRLAQMNLAIRGIEGDLGAEHADTFRRDLHRDLKADYVLANPPFNDSDWHRVDDDVRWKYGLPPKGNANFAWVQHFVHHLAPGGTAGFVLANGSMSSNQSGEGDIRRALVEDDLVACMVAMPGQLFYSTQIPVCLWFLTRDKKQRAGQTLFIDARKLGTLIDRVHRELTDEDIARIAGTYHAWQSGRGYDDVSGFCKSATTARIAEHGHVLTPGRYVGAEAVEEDDEPFDEKMRRLTAELKGQFAESADLEAAIRSNLEGLGYGS; encoded by the coding sequence ATGGGCAAGAAGAAGACGGCCAAGAAGGCCACCGCGACCGGGGCGGCTAAGACCGCTGCTCCTAAGAAATCCGCTCCCAAGAAGACCGCGGCCAAAGAGGCGGCCCCTAAGAATAAAGCCCCCAAGCAGGACGCCGCGGCCAACCTGGGCTTCGAGGCCAAGCTCTGGCTGGCGGCCGACAAGCTCCGCAACAACATGGATGCGGCCGAGTACAAGCACGTGGTGCTCGGGCTGATCTTCCTCAAGTACATCTCCGACGCGTTCAACGAGGTCTACGAGAAGCTGGTCGCCGGTGAGGGGGAGTACGAGGGCGCCGACCCCGAGGAGCGCGACGAGTACCTGGCCGAGAACTGCTTCTGGGTCCCCAAGGAGGCCCGCTGGGCCCACCTCCAGGCGAGCGCCCGGCAGCCCACCATCGGCAAGACCATCGACGACGCGATGGTCGCCATCGAGCGGGACAACCCACGGCTCAAGGGCATCCTGCCCAAGGACTTCGCCCGGCCCTCGCTCGACAAGCAGCGGCTCGGCGAGCTGATCGACCTGGTCGGCACCATCGGCCTGGGGGACGCCGAGAACCGCTCCAAGGACATCCTCGGCCGCGTGTACGAGTACTTCCTGTCGGAGTTCGCCAGCGCCGAGGGCAAGAAGGGGGGCCAGTTCTACACGCCGCGGTGCGTGGTGCGGGTGCTGGTCGAGATGCTCGCCCCATACGATTCTATGACGGGAAAGGGGGGCCGGATCTACGACCCCTGCTGCGGCTCGGCGGGCATGTTCGTGCAATCCGAAAAATTCGTCGAGGAGCACGGCGGCCGCGTCGGCGACATCGCGGTCTATGGGCAGGAGTCGAACCCCACTACCCGCCGGCTGGCGCAGATGAACCTGGCGATCCGCGGCATCGAGGGGGACCTGGGCGCCGAGCACGCCGACACGTTCCGCCGCGACCTGCACCGCGACTTGAAGGCCGACTACGTGCTGGCCAACCCGCCGTTCAACGACAGCGACTGGCACCGCGTCGACGACGATGTGCGGTGGAAGTACGGCCTGCCCCCCAAGGGGAACGCCAACTTCGCGTGGGTGCAGCACTTTGTGCACCACCTGGCGCCCGGCGGCACGGCCGGCTTCGTGCTCGCCAACGGCAGCATGAGCTCCAACCAGTCGGGCGAGGGCGACATCCGTCGCGCCCTCGTGGAGGACGACCTGGTCGCCTGCATGGTCGCGATGCCGGGCCAGTTGTTCTACAGCACGCAGATCCCAGTCTGCCTGTGGTTCCTGACACGGGACAAGAAGCAGCGGGCGGGACAGACCCTGTTCATCGACGCCCGCAAGCTCGGCACGCTGATCGACCGGGTGCACCGCGAGCTGACCGACGAGGACATCGCCCGCATCGCGGGCACCTACCACGCGTGGCAGTCGGGCAGAGGCTATGACGATGTGTCCGGCTTCTGCAAGTCGGCCACCACCGCACGGATCGCCGAGCACGGCCACGTGCTCACGCCCGGCCGTTACGTCGGTGCCGAGGCAGTAGAAGAGGACGATGAGCCGTTTGATGAGAAGATGCGTCGGCTGACGGCAGAGTTGAAGGGGCAGTTTGCCGAGTCAGCTGACCTAGAAGCAGCTATCCGGTCCAATCTAGAGGGGCTGGGATATGGAAGCTGA
- a CDS encoding helix-turn-helix domain-containing protein, with the protein MDARTAAKALAISSRKLWAMTASGEIPHVRIGRSVRYPVFELQSWVNEHTEGNR; encoded by the coding sequence ATGGATGCAAGGACGGCGGCGAAGGCGCTCGCAATCAGCTCGCGGAAGCTCTGGGCGATGACCGCGAGTGGTGAAATCCCGCACGTGCGTATCGGGCGGTCGGTCCGCTACCCAGTCTTTGAGCTGCAGAGCTGGGTGAACGAACACACGGAGGGGAATCGCTAA
- a CDS encoding YfjI family protein produces MNMPNDPRRNAAEPNSKQPEPKGSHNEAASEGRPEDLHRPTASPPGSDASWPTSGPGSVSPAANSPVKTPQEWGEIDDFEKTNLPPFPVDALPEVLRDFVTELAIETQTPPDMAAMLSLAVCAAAIARKVEIHPRGGWMEPSNLFVVIIMGPANRKSQVLRKVAAPLVAREDHLIAAKRESIASEHTKRRQLEARLKSLEKVAGESPNNNKRDKAALDAKELAIQLSSTPIPVSPRLIADNITEEKLEQMLLDHGERIACFSAEGGIFDIMKGKYSSAGPQFDGFLKAHAGDRIVTDRMGRASVVVERPALTCAYAVQPQVMKAITGDDAFRGRGLMARFLYASPESLVGRRDVAAPAMSLEVAESYAACVERMASFDGELELRFSLDADIRLRKWESEVEEMLDVGGDLEYMQDWGGKLAGATVRLAGIIECVDSTFDESLLVGIRSLERAIQIARYAISHADAVLERPDSPSYDDAQYLWRWLRKKELRVFRRRDVYQALKRRFPEVKHIAPALSELCERNFLRVLPKVTGKIGAPPMEYEVNPCLLDGATRPQKSQNSVSSLSEGFEDVSNGGESEDWGAP; encoded by the coding sequence ATGAACATGCCGAATGACCCGCGTCGCAACGCGGCCGAACCAAACAGCAAGCAGCCTGAGCCCAAGGGATCGCACAACGAAGCTGCGAGCGAGGGCCGCCCGGAAGACCTCCACAGGCCAACGGCTTCCCCGCCAGGCTCCGATGCGTCCTGGCCGACTTCTGGCCCTGGGTCGGTCTCGCCTGCGGCCAACAGCCCAGTTAAGACGCCACAGGAGTGGGGCGAGATCGACGACTTCGAGAAGACCAATCTCCCGCCATTCCCCGTGGACGCGCTCCCCGAGGTGCTCCGGGATTTCGTGACCGAGCTGGCTATCGAAACCCAGACGCCGCCGGACATGGCGGCGATGCTCTCTCTGGCGGTGTGTGCCGCGGCAATCGCTCGCAAAGTGGAGATCCATCCGCGGGGAGGCTGGATGGAGCCCTCAAATCTCTTTGTTGTCATTATCATGGGACCGGCAAACAGGAAATCTCAGGTCCTCAGGAAGGTTGCGGCGCCGTTGGTGGCCAGGGAGGACCATCTCATCGCCGCCAAGCGTGAGTCGATAGCTAGCGAGCATACGAAGCGTCGGCAGTTGGAGGCCCGGCTCAAGAGCCTCGAAAAGGTTGCCGGCGAGTCTCCCAACAATAACAAGAGGGACAAGGCTGCACTCGACGCGAAGGAACTCGCGATCCAGCTTTCTTCCACTCCGATTCCCGTATCACCGCGGCTCATTGCCGACAACATTACCGAAGAAAAGCTTGAGCAGATGCTGCTAGACCACGGCGAACGGATCGCCTGCTTTAGTGCAGAGGGAGGCATCTTCGACATCATGAAGGGCAAGTACTCTTCGGCGGGGCCTCAGTTCGATGGCTTTCTGAAGGCCCATGCGGGTGATCGGATCGTCACCGACCGGATGGGCCGGGCCAGCGTGGTCGTTGAGCGTCCCGCGCTGACTTGCGCCTACGCCGTTCAGCCCCAGGTAATGAAGGCGATCACTGGCGATGATGCGTTTCGGGGGAGGGGGCTGATGGCTCGGTTCTTGTACGCCTCCCCAGAGTCACTGGTGGGCCGTAGGGACGTTGCCGCACCGGCGATGAGCCTGGAGGTGGCTGAGTCCTACGCGGCGTGCGTCGAGAGGATGGCGTCATTTGACGGCGAGCTTGAACTTCGCTTTTCCCTCGACGCTGATATCCGGTTGCGTAAGTGGGAAAGTGAAGTCGAAGAGATGCTCGATGTGGGCGGCGATTTGGAGTACATGCAGGACTGGGGAGGCAAGCTTGCGGGCGCCACGGTCCGCCTGGCCGGAATCATTGAGTGCGTGGATTCGACGTTCGATGAGTCATTGCTGGTGGGGATAAGGTCGCTTGAGCGGGCCATTCAGATTGCACGCTACGCCATCAGTCACGCCGACGCCGTGCTAGAACGCCCAGACTCACCAAGCTACGACGACGCTCAGTACCTTTGGCGGTGGCTGCGGAAGAAGGAGCTGCGTGTCTTCCGGAGACGCGATGTCTATCAGGCGTTAAAGAGGCGTTTCCCTGAGGTAAAGCACATCGCCCCCGCCCTGAGCGAGCTGTGCGAACGCAATTTCCTCCGTGTTCTCCCCAAAGTGACTGGTAAGATTGGGGCCCCGCCAATGGAGTATGAGGTAAACCCCTGCCTTCTCGACGGCGCAACGCGCCCTCAGAAGTCGCAAAACTCAGTCAGCTCGCTTTCTGAGGGTTTTGAGGACGTTTCGAACGGTGGTGAGTCGGAAGATTGGGGGGCCCCGTGA
- a CDS encoding TubC N-terminal docking domain-related protein, whose translation MQEIIAELHRRRVQLDAVDGKLRFRPAGAVDGPLRDAMKQREPELVEIVLSGEPELQVAWLMAVESVHSSGAFSDEVAEQFRRAEVIWGEAGKMPAPPPGRTGDWCSKCGSADWRDTRLEYEPHRGKSSRRDCSRCGAFKDFPRWYEPD comes from the coding sequence ATGCAAGAAATCATCGCTGAGCTTCACCGTCGCCGCGTCCAGCTGGACGCGGTTGACGGCAAACTCCGGTTCAGGCCTGCCGGTGCGGTAGATGGCCCCCTGCGGGACGCAATGAAGCAACGGGAACCCGAGTTGGTTGAGATTGTTCTGAGTGGTGAGCCAGAGTTGCAGGTCGCCTGGTTAATGGCCGTCGAATCAGTTCATTCCAGCGGGGCCTTCTCCGACGAAGTTGCGGAGCAGTTTCGGCGGGCAGAAGTGATTTGGGGAGAAGCCGGCAAGATGCCGGCCCCGCCCCCTGGCCGTACCGGTGATTGGTGCAGTAAGTGCGGTTCCGCCGACTGGCGGGACACGAGGCTTGAGTACGAGCCTCACCGCGGAAAGTCGTCTCGCCGCGATTGTTCGCGTTGCGGTGCGTTTAAGGACTTCCCGAGGTGGTATGAGCCCGATTAG